gcccgctggcttacagagtcccgatgccggtttatacacataccggccCGGTCTCTACTTCGTCataccttataatacaagtcatgaaTTACATGGCGGTTTAGAACTACAGGCCTTAATATACCTTTGAGCCTTGGGCCTTCAAGTCTCTGTAATAATCCGCTTTATCCTTGTATTCATGGGCTTTAAGcataaacaatccattatggggataacccggctatctcggccggtttacacctagtagtaatatccccaacagaaccagtatcaaatacccaggcgctactatgagcattagtaaggtacacatcaatgacatgtatatcaaatatacctttcactttgccatccttcttatccgccaaatacttggggcagttccgcttccagtgaccagtccctttgtagtagaagcactcagtctcaggcttaggtccagacttgggcttcttcacttgagcagcaacttgcttgccgttcttcttgaagttccccttcttccctttgccctttttcttgaaactagtggtcttgttaaccatcaacacttgatgctccttcttgatttctacctccgcaacctttagcattgcgaagagctcgggaattttcttatccatcccttgcatattatagttcatcacgaagcttttgtagcttggtggcagtgattgaagaactctgtcaatgacactatcatcaggaagattaactcccagttgagtcaagtggttgtggtacccagacattctgagtatatgttcactgacagaactattctcctccatcttgcagctgtagaacttattggagacttcatatcactcaattcgggcatttgcttgaaatattaacttcaactcctagaacatctcatatgctccatgacgttcaaaacttcattgaagtcccgattctaagccgtaaagcatggcacactgaactatcgagtagtcgtcagctttgctctgccagacattcataacttccggagttgctcctgcagcgggtcttgcacctagcggtgcttccaggacgtaattcttctgtgcagcaatgaggataatcctcaagttagggaccgagtccgtgtagttgctaccatcatctttcaacttagctttctctaggaacgcattaaaattcaaaggaacagtagcacgggccatttatctacaacaacatagacatgcaaaatactatcaggtactaagttcatgataaattaaagttcaattaatcatattacttaagaactcccacttagatagacatccctctagtcatctaaatgatcatgtgatccatatcaactaaaccatgtccgatcatcacgtgagatggagtagctttcaatggtgaacatcactatgttgatcatatctactatatgattcatgttcgacctttcgatctcagtgttccgaggccatatctgcatatgctaggctcgtcaagtttaacccgagtattctgcgtgtgcaaaactggcttgcacccgttgtatgtgaacgtagagcttatcacacccgatcatcacgtggtgtctcggcacgatgaactgtagcaacggtgcatactcagggagaacacttataccttgaaatttagtgagagatcatcttataatgctaccgacgtactaagcaaaataagatgcataaaggataaacatcacatgcaatcaaaataagtgatatgatatggccatcatcatcttgtgcctttgatctccatctccaaagcaccgccatgatcaccatcgtcaccgtcttgacaccttgatctccatcgtagcatcgttgtcgtttcgccaactattgcttctacgactatcgctaccgcttagtgataaagtaaagcaattacatggcgattgcatttcatacaataaagcgacaaccatatggctcctgccagttgccgataactattacaaaacatgatcatctcatataacaatttatatatcatcacgtcttgaccatatcacatcacaacaagccctgcaaaaacaagttagacgtcctctactttgttgttgcaagttttacgtggctgctacgggcttctagcaagaaccgttcttacctacgcatcaaaaccacaacgatttttcatcaagtgtgctgttttaaccttcaacaaggaccgggcgtagtcaaactcgattcaactaaagttggagaaacagatacccgctagccacctgtgtgcgaagcacgtcggtagaaccagtctcatgaacgtggtcatgtaatgtcggtccgggccgcttcatccaacaataccgtcgaatcaaagtaagatgttgctggtaagcagtatgactattatcgcccacaactcattgtgttctactcgtgcatataacatctacgcatagacctagctctgataccactattggggaacgcagtatttcaaaattttacctatgatcacgcaagatctatctaggagatgcatagcaacgagcggggagagtgtgtctacgtacccttgtagaccgaaagcggaagcgtttagtaatgcggttgatgtagacgaacgtcttcgcgatccaaccgatccaagtaccgtacgtacggcacctccgcgatcagcacacgttcagctcgatgacgtccctcgaactcttgatccagttgaggcagagggagagttccgtcagcacgacggcgtggcgatgatgatgatgaagttaccggcgcagggcttcgcctaagcactacgacgatatgaccgaggtgtgtaactgtggaggggggcaccgcacacggttaagagaaacttgtgtgttctagggtgccccctgcccccgtatataaaggaggggaggggaggtcggccgaccctcctagggcgcgccaggagaggggaatcctactaggactccaagtcctagtaggtttccacctaaggaagaggggggagaaggaagggagagagggaagggaaggaaagggggtgccgcccccttcccctagtccaattcggacccaagggaggggcgcgcagccagcgccttgtggcccttcctctcttcccactaaggcccatgaaggcccattagtcccccggggggttccgataaccctccggcactccgataattatccggtacctttcggaactcatccggtgtccgaatgacatcgtccaatatatcaatctttatgtttcaaccatttcgagactcctcgtcatgtccgtgatctcatccgggactccggacaaacttcggtcatcaaatcgcataactcataatacaaatcgtcatcgaacgttaagcgtgcgtaccctacgacacatcttaggtcaataaccaatagcggaacatggatgctcatattggttcctacatattatacaaagatctttatcggtcaaaccgcataacaacatacgttgctccctttgtcatccgtatgttacttgcccgagattcgatcgtcggtatcatcatacctagttcaatctcatcaccggcaagtctctttactcgttccgtaatgcatcatcccgtgactaactcattagtcacattgcttgcaaggctcatagtgatgtgcattaccgagagggcccagagacacctctccgatatacggagtgacaaatcctaatctcgatctatgccaactcaacaaacaccatcggagacacctgtagagcatctttatagtcatgcagttacgttgtgacatttgatagcacacaaggtgttcctccggtattcgggagttgcataatctcatagtctgaggaacctgtataagtcatgaagaaggcaatagaaataaaactaaacgatcataaatgctaagctaacggatgggtctagtccatcacatcattctctaatgatgtgatcccgttcatcaaatgacaacacatgtctatggctaggaaacttaaccatctttgattaacgagctagtcaagtagaggcatactagggacactctgtttgtctatgtattcacacatgtactaaatttccggttaatacaattctagcatgaataataaacatttatcatgatataaggaaatataaataacaacttattattgcctctagggcatatttccttcaacagtgACCCCAAAGAAGAAGGACAAGGGACAGAAAGCGTCGACcccaaagaagaaggagaagaagggcggCTAGGCGGCGGAGCCCGGATTCAAGAAGTAGGAGCCATCTGGCGAAGCGGGCAAGCCCAAGAAGACAAAGCAGCAGGCATCAGACGGGGAAGGAAGGAGACACCCAGCAAGAGGAAGCGTGACCATGCGTGGGAACCCCAGAAGGCGGCGAAGAGCGCGAAGAAAGCGGAAAAGGCCacacccaccaagaagaagcaggcCTGAGAAGGCCGCGCCCACCAAGAAGCAGCAAGCGTTCGGCGGGGCGGAGAAGGCCACGCTAAGCAAGAGGAAGCATGGCGATGTGGAATCCCCAAAGGCGGCGAAGAGTGGGCAGAAAGGTTCGCTTGCGAAGAAACAGAAGGGCAAGGCGGTGGTGACACCGGCGGTGGCTACTGACTCGGGCACCTGCAGCTTCCTGATGTCACGGGTGCGGCTGCTGATGCGGGACAAGGACTCCACCATCCGATCGACTccctatgttcctaaatataagtcctttagATATTTTAATattgactacatatggagcaaaataagtaaatctacagtctaaaatatgtttatatacattcgtatgtagttcttattgaaatctctaaaaaggcttatatttagagaTGGAGGGACAATGAGACCGTCTTCCTCTCAAAAAGGACTCGGTACTACTTAGAAAAAGGTTAGAAGAAATTTACGGGGGAAGAAGTGGGCGGAGGAGAGGGGGAAGCGAGAAGGTGTGGTAGCCAAGCTGACGGAGAGGTTCGAGGACATCTTGGTGAAGAAGGAGGCATGCATGAAGCGCTCGGATATCAAGGAGGAGAGGAAGGCGGAGAGGTTCAAATTGTTGATGGAGGCAActgacaagaagatcaagcttgatGAGAGAAGGATCATGATTGAAGAGAGAAAGGTCGCGCTCGAGGAAAAGAGGGTGAAGATCGCCGCCAATGCGGAGGACACCAGGATGTTGACCTTGAATGTCGACTCTTTGGATGTCGATGCATGAATAATCGTGTAATCGGTCCGCTACTAGATGTTGCAGCGGCAGATAGATGAGTTGGCGGCGATGGACTATGAGGACGCGGCGGAGGCTGCCTACGCGGCGGCGACGACACCACCTTGGTCGGGGAGCAGACGGCTTGGATTGCCGGTCCGGCAGGCAGAAATGCATGGACTGCCGGACTGATATTCTTTTGGATTCGGACATGTAAAATCTAAGTATACTTACCTCTTTTTGGTTGTGATCGGGCATGTGATCCGGCGCTTATGTGATCCGACGTGCTATGTGGATCGGAGCacatttaaatttgaatttacTGACGGACATATACGGGATAGCTTCGAATGGCTGTCTCCTGCATCCGTGTCTCCGGCCGGTCCTCCTCTATCCGCGGACGAATGCGAGAGGAAATTTGCGGGTTACCGCTCGAGATGCCCTAAGTGCTTTGGATACTGCTAAATTCAACGCGTGCGTGCAAATTATGAGCGTCCCGACCTCTTTCTGTGTACAATGTGCATCCCTTTGCTTCTGTAGGGAGGATATGGTTTGCGATCTTTCCATTACCTTTCCTTTTTGCAGGGTAAAACACAGTTATCTTTCTCTTTATAACAAGTACTGCCTCCGTCCCAAATTTTTTGTCTTAAATTTATCTAAATACAGATATATCaaatcacgttttagtattagatatatctgtatctagacaaatctaagacaagaattttgggataattagatttatgcccctagttgtgtcccactcgtctgttttacccctaattcccaaaagtcaccggttctatccaagtcactttgatcctcttatgcttttgccctttgaccgtttgaccgtcagtttgaaaacttcataactaattcatacaaaatcaaaaaaatgcaaataagataccaaaatgttcagaaaaacatcacctatatgtcagtgtcatttgcattcatgaaaaaagtgttggaaagtgcacatccgagttttagctcttttgataccaccatgaatagtaaactctaaaaaattcaaaaaaattcaaaaaaaaaatatggtggcaaagaacgacaagtgttctaagtgcttgccaagtttcattagggaacgacattcgtggaagttgtggcaaaaaaataatctattttggagtgctgattgtttttttttttgctgcggcacccacgaatgttattccctgatgaaacttggcaggcacttaaaacatttgtcattctttgccaccaaattatttttgaatttttttaaacttttttagattttactattcatggtggtagcataagagctaaaactcggatgggcactttccaacacttttttcatgaatgcaaatgacactgacatataggtgatatttttctgaacattttggtatcttatttgcatttttctgatttagtatgaattagttatgaagttttcaaactgacgatcaaacggtcaaagggcaaaagcataagaggagcaaagtgatttggacagaaccggtgacttttgggaattaggggtaaaacaaacgagtgggacacaactaggggcataaatctaattatcccaagaATTTTAAGACGGAGGAAGTATAATGGGTGTACAACCATGAATTCGCCTTTGGTCACATGCTAGAGGATAGGCGTTAAGTTGTTGACAATTTTGGCTAGTGTTTCTAAGGAAATGCCAACATTTAACAATTTTTGGCTAGTGTTTGCTTAGAGGAATATCCAAAGACTAGAGCCTAACAAATCAGCTGCCAATTTATAAGGGTTCCCAAAAAAATTTGACTCCTAGTCTTTGATTTGAAGAATTGCCGAAAATTGGAGCCCAACAAATCGGCTGCCAATTTATTAGGGTTGccaaaaaaagttgacaccaaaccAAGCAAGCTCTAACTTCTTTGGATATCCCCGCGTGCCCGGTTGAATTGCTGAATCTAAGTCGCTTGAGATTTTCTCGTGCCTCGAAAAGGTCGGCCAAAATTCATGGCATATGGCCATGTGCAATGATGAGCTGTTTGATAGACAAAATGTGGAGGCCTCACGCGCCTTGTGAGCCAAATTCAACCGAATTCCTTCAAAGCAAATCAAACTCACATGGCCATTGTTGAGCCTGGTTTACGCCGTCCCAACCGTCCACCTGTCCTTTCTTCCGCTACACTAGTGTTGGCCGTTGATGTTGTTTTTTCACTTCCTCAGGGAGTTTGATTTGTATCTCTTTCCATTCACATCATTTTTCCTTTTTGAGGAACCATTCGCTTCCTTTTACCATTACAAGCAAGAGGTGTACCGTACGATGCAGCGTGTTTTCTTTGGTCACGCGCTAGAGGATATATGGTAAGGGGTTGCTTTTGAAACCAAAAATTGGCAAATCTCGAACTTGTTAACATTTTACTATTTTGGCAAGTTGGTGGTGAGAAGAATTGCCAAAAAAAAGTTGGAGCCCAACTAATTAGCAGCCGATTTACCAGAGTTGCCAAAAAATTGTCCTCAAACCAAGCAACTATTTGGGCATTTTCCTGCTGATGTTGTTCTTCCAATTAGGTGTACGGAGATGAATGTCGCGCGGCCCCTTTGGCCACATGCTATAGGATAGACGGTAATAGGCTCAGTGAACTGGAGCCAAAATTCGGTAAAGCTCTGACAAAACTGTCAACATCCTACAATTTGATTAGTAGAAGATTTGCCAGAAATGCGAGCCTAACAAACCGGCTGCCAATTTTTTGACGTTGCCAAACCAATCAAGCTCTAAGTTCTTTTGGACACCAATAGATTCatcgcgtgtgtgtgtgtgtgtaaattaTGAGCGTCGCGACTCGAGTTTCGACTGGTTGAATTGTCGGCCCCGGTTCAAATTGTTGAATCTAAGTCGCCTAAGATTTCATCGTGCCTTGAAAAGGTCGACGCCCCGAGCCGTGCTATGCCTCGAGGTCCCAAGTTACTTACACATGGCGCAAGGTACGGTGAGCAGCAATGAGCTGTTTGAGAGGCAAAATTTAGAGGCCTCACGCGGTTTGTGAGCCAAATTCAACTGAATTCCTTGGAAGCAAATCAAACTCACATGGCCATCGTTGAGCATGGTTCACGCAATCTCAGCCGTACACGTGTCCTTTCGTTCGCCGCACTGGTGTCGGCCGCCGCTGATCCGTCGCAGTCAAACCAATGATCCACACCTTTCCTGCCACCGGCCGCCAACCCCAACGAACCACCTATATATCCGTCCTCCCCACCGCGCCACCAACCCAGCCAGCCAAACCTCGCCGCCGATCCCAGATCTGCCTCCCTCCGCCGCACCGgctcgccgccaccgcctccttccctctctcccgaTCTCAGGAGAGACATGATGGCATTGCCTCGCGCGGCCgccctgctgctcctcctcctcgtggtggtggtggcggcgccgcTGCTGTGCGCCGCGCAGAGCCCCATCTCGCAGCCGCCGTCGTCCGGGGCGCCCACCGCGTCCCCGCTCCTCCGCCCCGACGCCGACTCCGAAGACGGCGACAACGGATCCGCTGTGCCCCCCTCCCTTGCCCCTGTCGCCGCGCTCTCCCCTGGCGAggacaaggcggcggcggcgtcccctCCGGCGCCCACCGAGACGTCCCCCGCCGAGGCCCCCTCCTCCGCGCACTCGCCGGCGCCGTCGCCGTCCCTGCACTCGGCCGCCTCCGCCCCATcccccgcgcccgccgccgacaagggaggcgacgacgacgattacagcgggaagaagaaggggcaGGCCCCGGCGCCCGCCCCGGCGGCGATGGAGGTGAAGGCCGACACCGGCGCCGAGGCCCAGCCGCAGAAGGGCGCGGAGGGGCGCGAGGAGATGAACGGCGGGAAGAAGGCCGGCGTGGTGGTGGGCGTGttctcggcggcggcggtgctgtgCCTGGCCGGCGTGGTGTACCGGAAGCGGCAGGCCAACATCCGGCGGTCCAGGTACGCCGACTACTCGGCGCGCCTCGAGCTCGTCTGATCGGCGACcgctccgtccgtccgtccgtccgtccaccGGAGATGAGCGCTACCGCGTATGGTATGGAGATCGACGACTGGAGATGCGATCCTGGCTCTGTGATCTGTCAATGTGGCCGGCCGGCAGGGCCACACACATACAGTATTATTTTGATATCTGTTACTCTGATTAATTAGATTCATGCATCTTCTTGGGGCTCGGAGATTATTACATAAATACTTATTCTTTGATTAGTGGGAGGTTGAGATGTATCGAGGAGAGCAATAACCATTGATGTGGTGGAAGAGAAAATGATACTGCTTACTAGTGTTTGTTCTCTCTTTTTTGTATACTACAGATACAGATACAGAAATTACAGACATTGCATTATACTCTTTTTGACAATTTGTCACTGGTGGAGTACGAACGAACAATTATACACTGCATTTTGCTTGCCACTGGGGTTCAATTTGCTCCCAGATCCACAAGTTGAGCAGATCGGAACAgcagtggaggtggaggtggagttggcCTATGCCATTCATCTTCAATCCATCTATCTGTCTGCATCCGCAGCTGCGTGGTGGTTGGCTTGGAGCATCTGGAGCCTGCTGAGATAACTGTGGACAGACTTGAATAATGAACCGAATGGATTTGTTTATTTTCTCGCTGTCGGTTGCCCGCCGCTCCGCTCCATAGGAATGAGGCCAACGTGACGCGTCGTCAAAGTGCAAAGTACGCACCTCTCGTCCATCCCGGCATTTCTACTCAAAGCGATCAAGCTGTTCCATTTCCTACTCTTTTGATTTGTGTTGTGTGTCTACCAAACTTTGCGCCTAcattactactcccttcgttccatcaTATATcacgttttttacactacactaaccTAGTGTCACACAACGTCCTAAATTATACTGCCTTCTACCTAGCTTATTTTGGTGTCAGCTGCGTGGTGGGAATGAGGGAGTACTTAGGGTCAGTTCTTTTGGTGTCTTCTACAATAAGCGCCTTCTACCTAGCTTATTATAGAAACCCAAACAATTTTTTTTATCAAGCCTAGTAATTAAAATTTGACTAGTAGGCGAAAAttttggttgggcttctagaataagctgggtagggggCAGCTTATTCTGGAAGCCAAAAAAACTAGCAAAAGAACTAGCCCTTAGAAAATTTATAGGCAAATTCGAAACTTCAAACGCCCATGGACACTGACCAGTCAAGACTTAAATTTGCTCATCTGCATCCGGATACATTATACTGGAAAATCATAAATCCATACAGAAGGATGCAAAGAAAAAAAAAAGTTATACATACTATGTAGATCAATTAGCCTAGTCCGCGTCCAAGATGTCCATCATCTGCGTGCTCGGTGCCGGGTACATGGGCGACAACCACAACTCTAACTCTTGTGGCGGCCGAAGAGGACATTGTTCGCCGCCCGTTTCTGTCAGATGAACCGCCGGTTGGCCTCCGCCTGCTCCATGCTAAAGACAGGAGCCCTCATTTCCGGAGGAGACGATCATCTGACCGCCGGGTTTCCGGGCGATTCCTCATGGAACCCCGACGTCAGTTCAACGTGGCAGCGTGTTCGGGTTCGTTCCATATTTGGACTTGATATGAGGGGTGTTGGTCAACCCAAACATTTGAGGCCTGTTTAAGGAGGCCGGCTGGGTTTGAGGGACGTTTGGAGCATCCGGCTGAGTACTACGTACTAGTTTTGGCGACGGAAGGAGTGATGGGTACAGGTGACCAACAAAACATTGCATGGACGAGGTGGGCCGTTGCTGGTCCTCTCCAGAACCAACCAATTCtttctgcctgcctgcctgcctgagTTGACGTTCCATCTGGCAACCCATGCATACACATGCATATGTGACACGACACGAGCGGCGAAATgtcctttttttttcctttctccgtCCTTGTGGCGGTTGCGCACGCACGGTGAGCTGTTTGTTGACTGTGCTGCCAACCCAACATTCAGGTCCGACTCTAGGACTAATCAAGTTGTATTCTACTCTACTCTACTCTACTCACGGGAAAGTGACAAATGCATGCAGACAGGCAcctttgatactccctccgtccggaaatacttgtcatcaaaatgaataaaagggaatgtatctagatgtattttaattttagatacatctctttttatccattttgatgacagtATTTTCGGACAATTTGATATAATCCCACAACTCTAGCTGTTGCGCGGCGTCGGCGAGGGACGGCAGAAGGCGTGCTCTAGGCATCGAGGCGTTGACGCTTCGCATAAACTCCGGCCGGCGCGCGCATCAAAGTAACCTCCTACGTTGAGAAGCATCACTACTCCTAGCCGGCATTCTACTGCAAGCAGAGCCAAGCCactaggggcgtgtttggttgcctctGTGCACGGCCAGAGCATCTCTAATAGATTCGTTCAAATTTTGACGGTTCAAAACCGAAGATGTAAAATTTGGACTGTCAAAAAATGCGTTTTGGAGCTCCGaaaaaaggccaactccaacagatggtccaaattcatggtccagaagagcaactccaatagatggtccaaaaccGGCCAGCAGCCGCGCGGCTGCTGTTCAGCCGTTGTCCAGCCACTGTATAGCCGCACATATTGTATAAAACATGTTTTAAAGCAACATAAAAAAATTCATGCCCACAATATCAAATTATTACATAGTTCTTTAGATCCGGGAGATGAAATGCAACACAAATACAACATAGTTTTGCACAATACAACATAGTTTTGAACAAACAAATAATGAATCTATGCGGATCTTTCGCCATGCCATTTCCAATGCTCTTCCATCAAATCTTTCTGGAGTTGGTCATGCATATCGGTGTCTCTAATCTTGCTGTACACCTTCATGAAACGTCTGGTGCGCTCCTGTTTGCGCATGGGGTTAACACGAATGCCCATCAACTGATAGAAGTTGTAATCTAAATTTTTTCCACGCTCgttctcaatgatcatgttatgcatgatcacgcaagcggtcatgatgtaccaaggGATCTTTCTCTCCGAATGAACGCACGACCATAAacggaaccaccgtgcttcggtttctTCCTCTTGTGCATGGCCACTAGCATAGCAATCTCCTCTTCTTCATGCAAATCAAATTCCTCGTCCGACGATGAATCATCCATCAAAGAGGAGTCAACAGAGCTCATCTACAATTCACACAACAACCGTCAAACATACTATCCAATCCCAAGTTAAATCATCAAGTTTCGTCATTTGTTTACCTTGGGGAATTCCGTCGAACACCTTGTGCGCGCGGTggaagaagatggccaccggttggATTGGCTGCTGCGGACGGCTGCGGTCGGCTCCGGACGGCGGCGGTGATAAGAAATGAGcttggaggccggccaagaggagctcGGCGGGCGACGAAGAATAGTTCGGCAGCCGGGcggagggctgttggaaatatgctctagaggcaataataaattgattattattatatttcc
This window of the Triticum aestivum cultivar Chinese Spring chromosome 5D, IWGSC CS RefSeq v2.1, whole genome shotgun sequence genome carries:
- the LOC123126294 gene encoding mucin-1, whose amino-acid sequence is MMALPRAAALLLLLLVVVVAAPLLCAAQSPISQPPSSGAPTASPLLRPDADSEDGDNGSAVPPSLAPVAALSPGEDKAAAASPPAPTETSPAEAPSSAHSPAPSPSLHSAASAPSPAPAADKGGDDDDYSGKKKGQAPAPAPAAMEVKADTGAEAQPQKGAEGREEMNGGKKAGVVVGVFSAAAVLCLAGVVYRKRQANIRRSRYADYSARLELV